One Epinephelus fuscoguttatus linkage group LG10, E.fuscoguttatus.final_Chr_v1 genomic window carries:
- the LOC125895895 gene encoding zinc finger BED domain-containing protein 4-like has product MESVVLQTRPLFESHTGANIAQVLQTAVTDWELKKPNHGIAIVTDNARNMDVAVREAELKPHIKCFAHTINLATQAGLGVPRVAHLLGQVRRVAAFFHRSSTATAVLMSKQKQLQLPSHKLIMDITTRWNSTLDMLARYLERQAAIAAALTIPEIRQNARSIDTLDSCNVRDAQDLVKLLHPLKTATTVLCEEKSPTVSLIVPLKSMIEQNMTPKDGESTTMANTKTAILTNIANRYSGDAFNYLLECTVLDPRFRTLPQLDHDQCEAVFLRVQDSCCKHRPQLRRGKKGQQVELTVPHTVERRL; this is encoded by the exons ATGGAAAGTGTTGTACTACAGACTCGCCCACTTTTCGAGTCCCACACAGGGGCAAACATAGCTCAGGTTTTACAGACAGCTGTTACTGACTGGGAGCTTAAAAAACCCAACCACGGCATCGCTATTGTTACTGACAATGCACGTAATATGGACGTGGCTGTGCGAGAGGCGGAATTGAAGCCGCACATTAAGTGTTTTGCGCACACTATAAATCTTGCAACCCAAGCTGGCCTCGGTGTTCCCCGCGTCGCTCATTTGCTCGGGCAGGTGAGACGTGTGGCTGCTTTTTTTCATCGGAGTTCAACGGCTACCGCGGTGTTAATGTCCAAGCAGAAACAGCTACAACTGCCATCACACAAGTTAATCATGGACATTACGACACGATGGAACAGCACGTTGGATATGCTGGCTCGTTACCTCGAGAGGCAAGCTGCCATAGCAGCAGCTCTCACCATCCCAGAGATAAGACAAAACGCCCGAAGCATTGATACACTTGACAGCTGCAATGTCAGAGATGCTCAAGACCTTGTGAAGCTGCTGCATCCTTTGAAGACAGCCACCACAGTGTTGTGTGAGGAGAAGAGTCCCACAGTGTCTCTCATTGTGCCACTGAAGAGCATGATTGAACAGAACATGACACCAAAAGATGGAGAATCCACCACCATGGCCAACACAAAGACTGCAATCCTCACGAATATTGCAAACAGATACAGTGGGGATGCCTTCAACTATCTGCTGGAGTGCACGGTACTGGACCCAAGATTCCGGACTCTACCTCAGCTAGACCACGACCAGTGTGAGGCCGTCTTCCTGAGGGTACAGGACAGTTGCTGCAAACACAG ACCACAGCTGAGGAGAGGGAAGAAGGGGCAGCAGGTGGAGCTCACTGTCCCACACACGGTAGAGAGGAGGCTGTGA